The stretch of DNA TTGGATGCGACAACAGTTTCCTTACAAAGTGCAGAAGATTTCCATCGATGCGGGCTTCACTTGCCCTACAAGAGACGGCGCAACGGGCATCGGCGGCTGCACCTATTGCAACAATCGGAGCTTCAATCCAGCCTATTGTGGCCACGAACGCACGATAACCGAACAACTCGAAGCCGGCAAACGCTTTTTTGCTCGTAAATATCCCGAGATGAAATTCTTGGCTTATTTTCAGGCTTATACCAATACCTATGCCTCTATCGACCGGCTCAAGGCCATGTACGAAGAAGCATTGGCCGTTGAAGATGTCGTCGGACTCGTCATCGGCACTCGTCCCGACTGCATGCCAACCTCGCTGCTCGATTATCTCGAACAGCTTCGTCGCCACACATTCCTCATCGTGGAATACGGTGTGGAGAGTGCCAATAACGCCACGTTGGAAAGAGTTTGTCGCGGACATACGTTTGAATGCAGTCGTGAAACCA from Prevotella sp. oral taxon 475 encodes:
- a CDS encoding TIGR01212 family radical SAM protein (This family includes YhcC from E. coli K-12, an uncharacterized radical SAM protein.), with protein sequence MKYPYNDFGSWMRQQFPYKVQKISIDAGFTCPTRDGATGIGGCTYCNNRSFNPAYCGHERTITEQLEAGKRFFARKYPEMKFLAYFQAYTNTYASIDRLKAMYEEALAVEDVVGLVIGTRPDCMPTSLLDYLEQLRRHTFLIVEYGVESANNATLERVCRGHTFECSRETIERTHARGILTGAHIIIGLPGEDAAESLRQAPILSSLPIDILKIHQMQIIRGTLLAKEYQKAPFHLYTAEEYIDIICRYIQHLRKDIVLERFVSQSPDGMLIAPKWGLKNYEFTHLLVQKMQHEKIVQGSMAR